The following proteins are co-located in the Labrys monachus genome:
- a CDS encoding cisplatin damage response ATP-dependent DNA ligase yields MNRFAELLDRLAYEPGRNAKLRLITDYFRATPDPDRGYALAAMTGALSFRNAKPALLRALIAERTDPQLFALSYDYVGDLSETIALMWPAEPGANHSPTLSEVVEAITQAGKAAMPGLIARHLDALDEVGRWAFLKLITGALRIGASARLAKSAVAALGTLAPDDIELAWHGLAPPYEGLFAWAEGRGPKPETGDPTPFRPVMLAHALEESDLAAISPETHAAEWKWDGIRVQAVGATVDGLPVLRLYSRTGEDIAAAFPDLVEALHFEGAVDGELLVRREGSIENFNALQQRLNRKSVTPKLVADYPAHIRAYDILADGEEDLRHLPFGERRRRLQEFVARVGSPRLDLSPIVAFASGEDLAAARADPAAGGAGADADAVEGLMLKRHDSPYVPGRPKGLWYKWKREPFRIDAVLMYAQRGHGKRSSFYSDYTFGVWSGDELVPVGKAYFGFTDEELKDIDRFVRNNTVNRFGPVREVVHGADAGLVVEVAFEGLARSTRHKSGVAMRFPRLARLRWDKPPREADRIETLRAMLDRAAATPEIETALPGD; encoded by the coding sequence ATGAACCGCTTCGCCGAACTGCTCGACCGCCTCGCCTATGAGCCCGGCCGCAACGCCAAGCTTCGCCTGATCACCGACTATTTCCGCGCCACGCCCGATCCCGATCGCGGCTATGCGCTGGCCGCGATGACCGGGGCGCTGTCGTTCCGCAACGCCAAGCCTGCTCTGCTGCGCGCGCTGATCGCGGAGCGCACCGATCCGCAGCTCTTCGCGCTCTCCTACGACTATGTCGGCGATCTCTCCGAGACCATCGCGCTGATGTGGCCGGCCGAGCCGGGCGCCAACCATTCGCCGACGCTGAGCGAGGTGGTCGAGGCGATCACGCAGGCCGGCAAGGCGGCGATGCCGGGCCTGATCGCCCGCCATCTCGACGCGCTCGACGAGGTCGGCCGCTGGGCCTTCCTCAAGCTGATCACTGGCGCGCTGCGCATCGGCGCCTCGGCCCGCCTCGCCAAGAGCGCGGTCGCGGCGCTGGGGACGCTGGCGCCCGACGACATCGAACTCGCCTGGCACGGTCTCGCGCCGCCTTACGAGGGCCTGTTCGCCTGGGCCGAGGGCCGGGGACCGAAGCCGGAGACCGGCGATCCGACGCCGTTCCGGCCGGTGATGCTCGCGCATGCGCTGGAGGAGAGCGACCTCGCCGCCATCTCGCCCGAGACCCACGCCGCCGAGTGGAAGTGGGACGGCATCCGCGTGCAGGCCGTCGGCGCGACCGTAGACGGCCTGCCGGTGCTGCGCCTCTATTCGCGCACCGGCGAGGACATCGCCGCCGCCTTCCCCGATCTCGTCGAAGCCCTGCATTTCGAAGGGGCCGTCGACGGTGAATTGCTGGTGCGGCGGGAGGGCAGCATCGAGAATTTCAACGCCCTGCAGCAGCGCCTCAACCGCAAGAGCGTGACGCCGAAGCTCGTCGCCGACTATCCCGCCCATATCCGCGCCTACGACATCCTCGCCGACGGCGAGGAGGACCTCAGGCACCTGCCCTTCGGCGAGCGGCGGCGGCGCCTGCAGGAATTCGTGGCGCGCGTCGGCTCGCCGCGTCTCGACCTGTCGCCGATCGTCGCCTTCGCCTCGGGCGAGGACCTCGCCGCCGCCCGCGCCGACCCGGCCGCCGGCGGGGCCGGCGCCGATGCCGACGCCGTCGAAGGCCTCATGCTCAAGCGGCACGACAGCCCTTACGTCCCCGGCCGCCCGAAGGGGCTGTGGTACAAATGGAAGCGCGAGCCGTTCCGCATCGACGCGGTGCTGATGTATGCCCAGCGCGGGCACGGCAAGCGTTCCTCCTTCTATTCCGACTATACGTTCGGGGTGTGGAGCGGCGACGAGCTCGTGCCGGTCGGCAAGGCCTATTTCGGCTTCACAGACGAGGAATTGAAGGATATCGACCGCTTCGTGCGCAACAACACCGTCAACCGCTTCGGTCCGGTGCGCGAAGTGGTGCACGGCGCCGATGCCGGCCTGGTGGTCGAGGTCGCCTTCGAGGGGCTCGCGCGGTCGACCCGGCACAAATCGGGCGTCGCCATGCGCTTTCCGCGGCTGGCGCGGCTGCGCTGGGACAAGCCGCCGCGTGAGGCGGACCGCATCGAAACTTTGCGCGCCATGCTTGACCGCGCCGCCGCCACGCCTGAAATAGAGACGGCTTTGCCGGGAGATTGA
- a CDS encoding DUF6460 domain-containing protein, with translation MSALERFMGGSVLSTLLKLVVISIAVGLVLAWLNLTPWDVIANLRRSFEHLFARSASILHDLVSYFLVGAVIVIPVWIIIRLLKSAPSGRR, from the coding sequence ATGTCGGCGCTTGAACGGTTCATGGGCGGCTCGGTGCTGAGCACGCTCCTCAAACTCGTCGTGATCTCGATCGCGGTCGGCCTGGTCCTCGCCTGGCTCAATCTCACGCCCTGGGACGTGATCGCCAATCTGCGCCGGTCGTTCGAACATCTGTTCGCGCGCAGCGCTTCCATCCTGCACGACCTCGTCAGCTATTTCCTGGTCGGCGCGGTGATCGTGATCCCCGTATGGATCATCATCCGCCTGCTGAAATCGGCGCCGTCGGGAAGGCGGTAG
- a CDS encoding MATE family efflux transporter, with protein sequence MNYSPAVAVRPVAVSHRIVLGIAAPMTLAHLSTPLLGLADTTVIGQIGDASLIGAVALSAVLFDFLFWGFGFLRMGTAGLTAQALGAGDGLEQRAVFLRALVMAAVLGLVIVGLQGAIAAVAFPLLGGSPAVMSAARLYFHIRIWSAPFTFANYAVLGWLIGMGRTTTGLFLQIGINIANILLCIVLALGLGWGVTGTAVATSASEICGAAVGLVVVAAHFGGRFGIPAAVVFDRPKFVRMIAINRDIMLRTLLLLAAWLFFARQGAQAGDVTLAANAILNNFFLLGGYFLDGVSTAAEQLCGRSIGANNRPAFEASVRYSLLWSLFLAVTMSALLFLAGGTFIDFMTKSTPVREEARHFLAYAAMTPIAGALAFTFDGIYIGATWNAAMRNLMIVALACYFMLWWLLQPFGNHGLWLALIGFLVARGAGQGLAYGRLLPRAFP encoded by the coding sequence ATGAACTATTCACCCGCCGTTGCCGTCCGGCCCGTCGCCGTCAGCCATCGCATCGTCCTGGGCATCGCCGCGCCGATGACGCTGGCGCATCTGTCGACGCCGCTCCTCGGCCTGGCCGACACCACCGTCATCGGCCAGATCGGCGACGCCTCGCTGATCGGGGCGGTGGCGCTGTCGGCGGTGCTGTTCGATTTCCTGTTCTGGGGCTTCGGCTTCCTGCGCATGGGCACGGCGGGGCTGACGGCGCAGGCGCTCGGCGCCGGCGACGGGCTCGAGCAGCGCGCGGTGTTCCTGCGCGCGCTCGTCATGGCGGCGGTGCTGGGCCTGGTCATCGTCGGCCTGCAGGGTGCGATCGCCGCCGTCGCCTTTCCGCTGCTCGGCGGCTCGCCGGCGGTCATGAGCGCCGCCAGGCTCTATTTCCATATCCGCATATGGTCGGCGCCCTTCACCTTCGCCAACTATGCCGTGCTCGGCTGGCTGATCGGCATGGGGCGCACCACCACCGGTCTCTTCCTCCAGATCGGCATCAACATCGCCAACATCCTACTCTGCATCGTGCTGGCGCTGGGGCTGGGCTGGGGCGTGACCGGCACCGCCGTGGCGACGAGCGCGTCGGAAATCTGCGGCGCGGCGGTCGGCCTCGTCGTGGTCGCCGCGCATTTCGGCGGACGGTTCGGCATACCGGCGGCCGTCGTCTTCGACCGGCCGAAGTTCGTCCGCATGATCGCGATCAACCGCGACATCATGCTGCGGACCCTGCTGCTGCTCGCGGCCTGGCTGTTCTTCGCCCGCCAGGGCGCGCAGGCCGGCGACGTGACGCTGGCGGCCAACGCCATCCTCAACAATTTCTTCCTGCTCGGCGGCTATTTCCTCGACGGCGTCTCCACGGCGGCCGAGCAGCTCTGCGGCCGGTCGATCGGTGCCAACAACCGGCCGGCGTTCGAGGCCTCCGTGCGCTATTCGCTCCTCTGGAGCCTCTTCCTCGCCGTCACCATGTCGGCGCTCCTCTTCCTCGCCGGCGGCACCTTCATCGACTTCATGACCAAGAGCACTCCGGTGCGCGAGGAGGCGCGGCATTTCCTTGCCTATGCCGCGATGACGCCGATCGCCGGCGCGCTCGCCTTCACCTTCGACGGCATCTATATCGGCGCGACCTGGAACGCCGCCATGCGAAACCTGATGATCGTCGCCCTGGCCTGCTATTTCATGCTGTGGTGGCTGCTCCAGCCTTTCGGCAATCACGGCCTCTGGCTGGCCCTGATCGG